One part of the Hydra vulgaris chromosome 01, alternate assembly HydraT2T_AEP genome encodes these proteins:
- the LOC101240287 gene encoding uncharacterized protein LOC101240287 isoform X4 yields MFDHSMIMKKICSYDRKLREYIIGLISNNNEINEVSEENKSFCNESSNVFDEIENKWKTIYDETLLLQTVPILLQGSSMEGGSLARLANPFLKVTFEFEIDLNIVIGTVSQVQFESCYEPVDRNKAFFHYVIKNSLANDINICIRLPEDIEQKLIASISNSSDPFQDKKYLSGIVFKEFFHNSQPTTNNPLKTISVRGINGIFSETLKKKIEGCSAFLKFSTENLSNNNVIMSLIELVNLNKQQIYNLNRKFDEFEEVDCNTVKSLIQCLNEVSRLQIILMNRKSNFTNSCEKSFFNNGLSINKKDNQSESMSSLITNENSFTYEDENIKECKNNLSFQITNISNTINEWVNCLTVLMELHNELYKFCLDMKSILPEHFEMFLKNRSHLIPDYYYKVFFEKCIHTWSHNKGNMEEILLMATSICHATTKGSSNITVLKKTFSELIEPELNTAISLIEESLFLTKNDFISTEILIDNVPCFYAPFWPDAASCWITRNRFWPSSQLVGSIYRKGFHIVPKSLPEGDERLEWRLSFSAAESVLSLHRTEKQNYIYFLFKSLFYQYVKTYSHEKSLPTYICKTVMMWACEQQQQSWWDEVSPENGVLFLIRDFVKGIKKKVIKHYFIEEINLLENFSSSILIFTELNLFSLEKDIVVKLNALMVKMNAGINIVQTYLNQKHTTSFDISVPFVYEQNCLAKLKFLFLSSIKVFVYSYFYKCFCIYEEISRTKAELTIQAQVVDLITKVFQFQDNVELRELHLTQLKKFNDLVYQITALDRTASFFFSGLKSLVLLSCTKCDSCSVDIRCNIKRYSCSLCTSVGGFDVCIDCINNRKDIFQWIHIHQDQLDDNKPNVNHEDTSYITSDESLGCKSCTENKQTYNLAEQKNKDCLFSDLISHTKNIKVILPQFDIEKFNNFSETPSYETKLGLAFQYLYQQYKDRTDIIIKEIKDISSVNVTEPVPFIENICTQFISKFENVIQEPVSILSRCKFGNEIHELYLKGCDSPRCASMFYDPPSDLSYWKSILVLKNYCANNYYKNALKCVPLKRIISLRHELPGEIIRTTEFFNNLVLGNVNTFDITGRFIENEFSSEILSDATEILDKRFSNFIESLKMEEKSILNLNWLIQII; encoded by the exons atgtttgatcaTTCaatgattatgaaaaaaatatgtagttACGATCGCAAATTAAGAGAGTATATTATCG GTTTAATCAGCAACAATAATGAAATCAATGAAGTAtctgaagaaaataaaagtttttgcaatGAAAGCAGTAATGTTTTTGATGAAATAGAGAATAAATGGAAAACAATATATGATGAAACGTTGTTGTTACAAACTGTTCCTATCCTTCTGCAAg GGAGTTCAATGGAAGGGGGTTCTTTGGCACGACTAGCCAATCCATTTTTAAAAGTCacttttgaatttgaaattgatCTCAATATAGTTATTGGGACAGTGAGTCAAGTGCAGTTTGAATCTTGCTACGAACCAGTGGATCGGaataaagctttttttcattatgttattaaaaacagtttGGCTAATGATATCAATATATGTATAAGGTTGCCAGAAGATATAGAGCAAAAACTTATTGCTTCTATTTCTAATTCTTCTGATCCGTTCCAAGATAAAAAGTATTTGTCTGGTAtagtttttaaagagttttttcatAACAGTCAACCCACAACAAATAATCCACTTAAAACAATAAGTGTGAGAGGAATCAATGGAATTTTTAGTGAaacattgaaaaagaaaatagaaggttgttcagcttttttaaaatttagtactGAAAATCTTTCTAATAACAATGTAATAATGAGTCTTATAGAGTTGGTCAACTTAAATAAACAGcaaatatacaatttaaatagaaagtttGATGAATTTGAGGAAGTTGATTGTAATACTGTGAAAAGCCTTATCCAATGTTTGAATGAGGTCAGTAGACTTCAAATAATTCTGATGAatagaaaaagtaattttactaATTCgtgtgaaaaaagtttttttaacaatggaTTAAGTATTAACAAGAAAGATAACCAATCAGAATCAATGTCTTCTTTGATTACTAATGAAAATTCGTTTACATATGAGGATGAGAATATTAAGgagtgtaaaaataatttatcatttcagATTACCAATATCTCAAATACTATAAATGAATGGGTGAATTGTTTAACTGTGCTTATGGAGTTGCACAATGAGTTATATAAGTTTTGTTTAGATATGAAATCTATTCTTCCAGAGCATTTtgagatgtttttaaaaaatcgttcTCATTTAATTCCTGATTATTACTATAAAGTGTTTTTCGAAAAATGCATACATACATGGTCACACAATAAGGGCAATATggaagaaattttattaatggcAACTTCAATTTGTCATGCTACAACTAAAGGTTCGAGTAACAtaactgttttgaaaaaaacttttagtgaATTAATTGAACCTGAACTTAATACTGCAATTAGTTTAATAGAAGagagtttatttttaacaaaaaatgacttCATTTCAACTGAAATTCTTATTGATAATGTTCCATGCTTTTATGCACCATTTTGGCCTGATGCGGCATCTTGCTGGATTACACGCAATAGGTTTTGGCCCAGTTCACAACTTGTGGGATCAATTTACAGAAAAGGTTTCCATATTGTGCCTAAATCTTTGCCAGAAGGTGACGAGAGGTTGGAATGGCGATTGTCTTTTTCTGCAGCAGAATCTGTTTTAAGTCTTCATCGAACTGagaaacaaaattacatttactttCTTTTCAAGTCATTGTTTTACCAATATGTAAAAACATACAGTCATGAAAAATCATTACCCACGTATATATGCAAAACAGTGATGATGTGGGCTTGTGAACAACAGCAGCAATCATGGTGGGATGAAGTATCACCTGAGAATGGAGTTTTGTTCTTGATAAGAGATTTTGttaaaggtattaaaaaaaaagttataaaacattactttatcgaagaaataaatttattagaaaacttTTCATCatctattttgatttttactgAGTTAAACTTGTTTAGTTTAGAAAAAGAtattgttgtaaaattaaatgcCTTAATGGTAAAAATGAATGCAGGAATAAATATTGTACAAACTTACCTGAATCAGAAGCACACAACATCATTTGATATATCTGTACCTTTTGTTTATGAACAAAACTGCTTAGcgaagttaaaatttttattcctaagttctattaaagtttttgtttatagttatttttacaaatgtttctGTATTTATGAAGAAATCTCAAGAACAAAAGCAGAACTCACTATTCAAGCCCAAGTTGTTGACCttattacaaaagtttttcaGTTTCAAGATAATGTAGAACTGAGAGAATTGCACTTaacacagttaaaaaaattcaatgacTTGGTCTATCAAATAACAGCATTGGATAGAactgcatctttttttttttctggtttaaaATCTTTAGTTCTTCTAAGCTGTACTAAGTGTGACTCTTGCAGTGTAGACATTAGGTGCAATATTAAACGTTATTCCTGCTCTTTATGTACATCTGTTGGTGGTTTTGATGTGTGTATAGATTGTATTAATAATAGAAAAGATATCTTTCAATGGATTCATATACATCAAGATCAACTAGATGATAATAAACCAAATGTTAATCATGAAGATACGTCATATATTACAAGTGATGAATCACTTGGTTGTAAGAGTTGTactgaaaataaacaaacttataatttagcagaacaaaaaaataaggatTGTCTTTTTTCTGATTTAATTTCTCATACTAAGAATATCAAAGTTATCCTTCCTCAGTTTGATATCGAAAAATTCAACAATTTTTCTGAAACCCCCTCTTATGAAACAAAGTTAGGGCTTGCTTTCCAATATTTATATCAGCAATATAAAGACAGAACTgacattattataaaagaaattaaagacaTATCATCTGTTAATGTAACAGAACCAGTTCcgtttatagaaaatatttgtactcagtttattagtaaatttgaaaatgttattcaGGAGCCTGTATCTATTTTAAGCAGATGTAAATTTGGCAATGAAATCCATGAACTTTATTTGAAAGGTTGTGATTCACCCAGATGTGCATCGATGTTTTACGACCCTCCCTCAGATTTATCTTACTGGAAATCAATTCTAGTGTTAAAAAACTACTGTGcaaataattattacaaaaatgcaCTCAAATGTGTACCTTTAAAACGCATTATCAGTTTACGTCATGAGTTACCTGGAGAAATTATAAGAACAACtgagttttttaataatcttgTATTAGGCAatgttaatacttttgatattaCTGGTAGGTTTATTGAAAACGAATTTTCTTCTGAAATTTTATCAGATGCAACagaaatattagataaaagGTTCTCTAATTTTATTGAATCTTTGAAAATGGAAgagaaatcaattttaaatttaaattggttaatTCAGATAATTTGA